Proteins from a genomic interval of Pecten maximus chromosome 13, xPecMax1.1, whole genome shotgun sequence:
- the LOC117341268 gene encoding uncharacterized protein LOC117341268, with product MSDEPTTGQSTYNTRPSYIYGAEFQQGHEVFGLPRNDEDIACAVCRNSVHTISVMIPGRTQCYPGWVEAYSGLIVAGYPYHPTNTDHLCMDSLPQPIPGGQSNDEGQLFRPSVTKCGSLPCPPYEEDKLVPCVVCMM from the coding sequence ATGTCTGATGAGCCTACAACAGGACAGAGTACCTATAACACTCGTCCAAGTTACATCTATGGCGCCGAATTTCAACAAGGGCATGAAGTTTTTGGTCTTCCACGAAATGACGAAGACATAGCTTGTGCCGTTTGTAGGAACTCGGTACACACGATATCGGTAATGATTCCAGGGAGGACACAGTGCTACCCAGGCTGGGTGGAGGCTTACAGTGGACTTATTGTAGCTGGATATCCTTATCATCCCACGAATACTGACCACCTCTGTATGGATAGTCTGCCACAACCAATCCCAGGTGGACAGAGTAACGACGAAGGACAACTATTTCGCCCTTCCGTGACGAAGTGTGGATCCCTACCTTGTCCGCCATACGAGGAAGACAAGCTTGTACCTTGTGTCGTATGTATGATGTGA